The following are from one region of the Abiotrophia defectiva ATCC 49176 genome:
- a CDS encoding LemA family protein: MKKTWLFVIAVLAVIAFALGGTYNGLVSSQNAVTQAQADVQVDLQRRYDLIPNVVNSVKGYMSHESEIFEKIAEARAKIGSGNASEAEQGQSDLSSAVSRLLVLTENYPDLKANQQVENLITELEGTENRIKTSRGVFNEVATKYNTKVRSFPTNLVAGIFGFQPVTLYQASSDAQVAPTVDLNSSSR; encoded by the coding sequence ATGAAAAAAACGTGGTTATTTGTGATTGCTGTTCTGGCAGTCATCGCCTTTGCCTTAGGTGGTACCTATAATGGCCTAGTATCATCGCAAAATGCAGTTACTCAAGCCCAGGCGGACGTGCAAGTTGATTTGCAACGTCGCTATGACTTAATTCCTAATGTAGTCAACAGTGTGAAGGGTTATATGAGTCATGAATCAGAAATCTTCGAGAAAATAGCGGAAGCCCGTGCTAAGATTGGTTCTGGTAATGCGTCAGAAGCCGAGCAAGGCCAGTCTGACTTATCATCAGCTGTGTCCCGTTTATTGGTTTTAACAGAGAATTATCCAGATTTGAAGGCCAATCAACAGGTAGAAAATCTCATTACTGAATTGGAAGGCACTGAGAACCGTATCAAGACCTCTCGTGGCGTTTTCAACGAAGTAGCGACCAAGTACAATACTAAGGTTCGCTCCTTCCCAACTAACTTGGTAGCAGGAATCTTCGGTTTCCAACCCGTGACCTTATATCAAGCAAGTAGTGATGCGCAAGTAGCGCCAACAGTAGATTTGAATTCTTCTAGCCGTTAA
- the yaaA gene encoding peroxide stress protein YaaA, which yields MKFLIPSAKQLSDLPYGKLVELALASQAVVAQLVDLSTEELAKFYDISDAQAVTETERWQALAAGKAASYPAMDLYDGLMYRQFKPVLKSDKARAFASQHVLIATALYGLIAANAPIAPHRLDFMKSLKVNGKPLKAYWKAQYDTSISANQDEVLVSLLSSEFEQVFSPALRRLFLRVQFLEEVDGRLKRHSTISKKGRGQLLAYCIEHQVQTLEALQAAKFDGYSYRADLSSELDWVYVKK from the coding sequence ATGAAATTTCTTATACCAAGTGCTAAGCAGCTGTCAGACTTGCCTTATGGTAAGTTAGTTGAGTTAGCGCTAGCTAGCCAGGCTGTAGTGGCTCAATTAGTTGATTTATCAACTGAAGAATTGGCTAAGTTTTATGATATTTCTGACGCTCAAGCTGTAACCGAGACGGAACGCTGGCAGGCTTTGGCGGCAGGAAAAGCGGCGTCATACCCTGCCATGGATTTATACGATGGTCTAATGTATCGTCAATTCAAGCCGGTACTTAAGTCAGATAAGGCTCGAGCCTTCGCTAGTCAGCATGTCTTGATTGCCACCGCGCTCTATGGCTTAATTGCGGCTAATGCCCCGATTGCGCCACATAGATTAGATTTCATGAAATCTCTCAAGGTTAATGGCAAGCCCCTAAAAGCCTATTGGAAGGCACAGTATGATACATCTATAAGCGCCAATCAAGATGAAGTATTGGTTTCCCTTCTATCATCTGAGTTTGAACAAGTATTCAGTCCAGCCCTGCGGCGACTTTTCTTACGGGTTCAGTTTCTAGAAGAAGTGGATGGCCGACTCAAACGCCATTCGACCATTTCTAAGAAAGGGCGCGGGCAGCTGCTAGCTTATTGTATAGAACATCAAGTCCAGACTCTAGAAGCACTCCAAGCTGCTAAGTTTGATGGCTACAGCTACCGGGCAGATTTATCCAGTGAACTAGACTGGGTCTACGTTAAAAAATAG
- the rpiA gene encoding ribose-5-phosphate isomerase RpiA, whose translation MVDTKELVGRYAANYVKDGMVVGLGTGSTAYWFVEELGARIADGRLKQIVGVATSRRAAEQALKLGITIMDLDRVNHIDLVVDGADEVTRDFYGIKGGGGALLHEKIVAKNAKRSIWVVGEDKVVDTLGAFPLPVEVVQFGSWNLFRQLMAAGLEPSFRKVGSDSLYMTDSGNYIIDLKLGQIPYPHQLAHELKNTVGVVEHGLFLDVCDTFLVGRADGSILLYQKDQSEPMTIEVD comes from the coding sequence ATGGTAGATACCAAGGAACTAGTCGGCCGTTACGCTGCTAACTATGTCAAAGATGGCATGGTGGTTGGTTTAGGAACCGGATCAACGGCTTATTGGTTTGTTGAAGAATTAGGTGCTCGTATTGCGGATGGCCGCCTCAAACAAATTGTGGGCGTGGCTACTTCTCGTCGGGCAGCGGAACAAGCCCTTAAGTTAGGCATTACCATCATGGATTTAGATCGGGTTAACCATATTGATTTGGTCGTTGACGGGGCGGATGAAGTGACCCGTGATTTCTATGGCATCAAAGGGGGTGGTGGTGCCCTCTTGCATGAAAAGATTGTGGCTAAGAATGCTAAACGTTCTATCTGGGTTGTAGGTGAAGACAAGGTTGTCGATACTTTAGGAGCTTTCCCCTTGCCTGTTGAGGTGGTGCAGTTTGGGTCCTGGAATCTTTTCCGTCAATTGATGGCGGCAGGCCTAGAACCAAGCTTCCGTAAAGTTGGGTCTGATTCGCTCTATATGACAGATTCTGGCAACTACATTATCGACTTAAAGCTAGGCCAAATTCCTTATCCTCACCAACTAGCACATGAATTGAAGAATACGGTAGGGGTAGTCGAACATGGCCTCTTCCTAGATGTTTGTGATACTTTCTTGGTGGGACGTGCTGACGGTAGCATCCTCCTTTATCAGAAAGATCAATCCGAGCCAATGACAATTGAGGTGGATTAA
- a CDS encoding heavy metal-binding domain-containing protein: MKIKDIVRDYNLDKEAFEAFLQDQGIAVKFSLTGAYLEDSVDLVHLLDQFQNYLADQDEEFAEQLAQQKEREQGIANIVVTTGQGFDGYSITHYGGPVASDLAHSIARGVDGGRGDNALGDPAQSLVDVMEEGRILTLAHLKEQAYDLGCNAIINLKFDYVTLEPETVNTQGATSYLPYVFCVTALGTAVYAEEV; this comes from the coding sequence ATGAAAATTAAAGATATAGTACGTGACTATAATTTGGACAAAGAGGCCTTTGAGGCCTTCCTCCAAGACCAAGGAATCGCAGTGAAATTTTCTCTGACCGGTGCCTATCTAGAAGACAGTGTGGACCTAGTTCATTTGCTAGACCAATTTCAGAACTATTTAGCTGACCAAGATGAGGAATTTGCTGAACAACTTGCCCAACAAAAAGAACGGGAGCAAGGAATTGCTAATATTGTAGTGACTACGGGACAGGGATTTGATGGCTATAGTATCACGCATTATGGTGGGCCTGTGGCTAGTGATTTGGCACATTCTATCGCGCGTGGTGTGGATGGAGGTCGTGGAGACAATGCCTTAGGTGACCCGGCCCAAAGTTTGGTAGATGTTATGGAAGAAGGGCGTATCCTGACTTTGGCCCATCTCAAGGAACAAGCCTATGATCTTGGCTGTAATGCCATTATCAACCTTAAATTTGATTATGTGACCTTAGAACCTGAAACAGTCAATACTCAAGGAGCTACAAGCTATCTTCCTTATGTATTCTGTGTTACCGCTCTAGGTACAGCAGTCTACGCGGAGGAAGTCTAA
- a CDS encoding SDR family NAD(P)-dependent oxidoreductase encodes MDFTGKRAIVTGGANGIGKEVVRGIVEGGGSVIIADINEAAARATIAEFGPAVDFVHMDLGDHEAIETAMQSILSRPERVDILVNCAGVISAKPFDQLSYEEWERTIRINLTGCFSTISQIFPYFKEAGGGRIVNVSSVAAKLGGGLLGTAAYASSKAGLNGLTKAIAKEGGKYGIYCNAVCPSFTRTEMTTVLSEDAEKSQRVISMIPLGKRAEPVEIAQMILFFASDLASFITGEIGDCDGGITLDG; translated from the coding sequence ATGGACTTTACAGGTAAAAGAGCCATTGTCACAGGTGGTGCCAATGGGATCGGGAAAGAAGTCGTTCGCGGTATTGTCGAAGGCGGTGGTTCCGTCATTATTGCCGATATTAATGAGGCAGCAGCTCGGGCAACCATTGCCGAATTTGGTCCAGCCGTTGATTTTGTCCACATGGATTTAGGTGACCATGAGGCCATTGAGACCGCTATGCAAAGTATTCTGTCTAGACCTGAACGCGTTGATATTCTAGTCAACTGTGCTGGGGTCATCTCTGCTAAGCCATTTGATCAATTAAGCTATGAGGAATGGGAACGCACTATCCGCATTAATCTAACTGGTTGCTTCTCTACCATCAGCCAGATTTTCCCTTATTTCAAGGAAGCGGGCGGGGGGCGTATTGTCAACGTCTCCTCAGTAGCCGCTAAATTAGGGGGTGGCCTCTTAGGGACGGCTGCCTATGCCTCTTCTAAGGCGGGCTTGAATGGCTTGACCAAAGCCATTGCCAAGGAAGGTGGTAAATACGGTATCTACTGTAATGCAGTTTGCCCATCCTTCACCCGGACTGAAATGACGACCGTCCTATCGGAAGACGCTGAAAAGAGCCAACGTGTCATCAGCATGATTCCGCTAGGTAAACGCGCCGAGCCAGTTGAAATTGCCCAAATGATTCTCTTCTTCGCCAGCGATTTAGCTAGCTTCATCACGGGGGAAATTGGCGACTGCGACGGTGGCATCACCTTAGATGGTTGA
- a CDS encoding CpXC domain-containing protein: protein MPELHLTCPVCQTQVDKDYPTHLNSKTQSPLVRDLFEGQLFRFECPTCGAERQLTYQFLYHNPQAAYMIFLLPHYLEDKDRLEDDLEQILEGLNFSLDHYQLRLVTTVPELLEKIQILEFGHDDRIIEAVKILTDGLFATEKPDIPVKARYYYPSKGAERILYVTDQDQILVDLHQKLIDFVKGKYRKILEEDLRGDFHYIGYRWALDLLEGKKPESQLASDNEK from the coding sequence ATGCCTGAACTCCACCTGACTTGTCCTGTCTGTCAGACCCAAGTAGATAAAGACTACCCTACTCACCTTAATAGCAAGACCCAATCGCCTTTAGTGCGTGATCTCTTCGAAGGTCAACTCTTCCGCTTCGAGTGCCCTACTTGTGGTGCTGAGCGTCAACTCACTTATCAATTTCTCTATCATAATCCACAAGCTGCCTATATGATTTTTCTCTTGCCCCATTATCTGGAAGACAAAGATCGTCTAGAAGACGATTTGGAGCAAATCTTGGAAGGCCTCAACTTCTCCCTAGACCACTACCAACTGCGCTTGGTGACAACCGTTCCTGAATTACTAGAGAAGATTCAAATTCTGGAATTCGGTCATGATGACCGCATCATTGAAGCAGTCAAGATTCTGACAGATGGGCTCTTTGCAACCGAGAAGCCTGATATACCGGTTAAGGCGCGCTACTACTATCCGAGCAAAGGTGCTGAGCGCATCCTCTATGTAACGGACCAAGATCAAATCCTGGTCGACTTACACCAGAAGCTCATTGACTTCGTCAAAGGCAAATACCGCAAAATCTTGGAAGAGGATTTACGCGGTGACTTCCACTATATTGGCTACCGCTGGGCGCTAGATTTGTTAGAAGGTAAGAAACCTGAAAGCCAGCTAGCTAGTGACAATGAAAAATAG
- a CDS encoding GNAT family protein — protein sequence MTYNIELVSFDEDKLRAVWELGFRDAEPEWARWDAPYFQEYQAYESFEDFVSSGVAAFLLSEGVRCIQVEGQAVGMVSRIWEDRRTRWMEVGIVIYDANRWNTGVGRKALAKWTTDTFDCFTELEHLGLTTWSGNARMMSCAHGLGWQQEACIRRVRYWQGTYYDSVKYGVLREEWGKK from the coding sequence ATGACTTATAATATTGAATTAGTCTCTTTTGATGAAGACAAATTGCGAGCCGTTTGGGAGTTGGGATTTCGTGATGCGGAACCTGAGTGGGCGCGTTGGGATGCACCTTATTTTCAAGAATATCAAGCATATGAGAGTTTTGAAGACTTTGTCTCTAGTGGCGTGGCAGCTTTTCTCTTAAGTGAAGGTGTGCGTTGTATCCAAGTAGAAGGCCAAGCAGTGGGAATGGTCTCCCGAATTTGGGAAGATCGACGAACTCGTTGGATGGAAGTAGGAATTGTCATTTATGATGCCAATCGTTGGAACACTGGTGTGGGACGGAAGGCTTTGGCGAAGTGGACGACCGATACTTTCGATTGTTTTACTGAATTAGAACATTTGGGCCTAACAACTTGGAGCGGAAATGCCCGTATGATGAGTTGCGCCCACGGTCTCGGTTGGCAACAAGAAGCCTGTATTCGTAGAGTCCGCTACTGGCAGGGGACCTACTATGATAGCGTCAAGTATGGAGTCCTCAGAGAAGAATGGGGAAAAAAATAG
- the nrdF gene encoding class 1b ribonucleoside-diphosphate reductase subunit beta, whose product MTDKQYFNQILSQKNNMPVAYYKAIDWNKVEDMIDKLTWEKLTEQFWLDTRIPVSNDLDDWRTLSMAERDVVAKAFGGLTLLDTLQSEEGAALMKDFVRTQHEEAVWNNIQFMESVHAKSYSTIFSTLNTKAEIEEIFEWTNTNEQLQYKAKKINEIYQSGHGLKIKAASTMLETFLFYSGFFTPLYYLGNNKLANVAEIIKLIIRDESVHGTYTGYKFQLGYNELPEDQQAELKMWVYELCMDLYQNEAKYTQSLYDQVGWTEKVKVFIRYNANKALQNLGFDPLFPDTAEDVDPIVMNGISTGTSNHDFFSQVGNGYLLGEVEAMDDEDYSKWL is encoded by the coding sequence ATGACAGACAAACAATACTTTAACCAAATTCTTTCCCAGAAGAACAACATGCCAGTAGCCTACTATAAGGCCATCGACTGGAACAAGGTCGAAGACATGATTGATAAGTTGACCTGGGAAAAACTGACCGAGCAATTCTGGTTGGATACCCGGATTCCGGTTTCTAATGACTTGGATGACTGGCGGACCTTATCCATGGCAGAGCGTGACGTAGTGGCCAAAGCCTTCGGCGGTTTGACCCTCCTAGATACTCTTCAATCAGAAGAAGGGGCGGCGCTCATGAAGGATTTTGTCCGGACCCAACATGAAGAAGCGGTCTGGAACAATATCCAGTTCATGGAATCTGTTCACGCCAAGTCCTACTCTACTATCTTCTCCACCTTAAACACCAAGGCTGAAATCGAAGAAATCTTCGAATGGACTAACACTAACGAGCAACTCCAGTATAAGGCTAAGAAGATCAATGAAATTTACCAATCAGGCCATGGCCTCAAGATTAAGGCAGCCTCTACTATGTTAGAGACCTTCCTCTTCTACTCAGGTTTCTTCACGCCACTTTATTACTTAGGAAATAACAAGTTGGCTAACGTGGCAGAAATCATCAAGCTCATTATCCGTGACGAGTCAGTCCACGGGACCTATACGGGTTATAAATTCCAATTGGGCTACAATGAATTGCCAGAAGATCAGCAAGCGGAGCTCAAGATGTGGGTCTATGAACTATGTATGGACCTCTACCAGAATGAAGCTAAGTACACCCAGTCCCTCTATGATCAAGTAGGTTGGACTGAAAAAGTTAAAGTCTTCATTCGCTATAATGCCAATAAGGCGCTTCAAAACTTAGGTTTTGATCCGCTCTTCCCGGATACAGCAGAAGATGTTGATCCAATCGTCATGAACGGGATTTCGACCGGAACATCCAACCATGACTTCTTCTCACAAGTAGGTAACGGCTACCTCTTGGGTGAAGTGGAAGCAATGGATGACGAAGACTATTCTAAGTGGCTATAA
- a CDS encoding flavodoxin domain-containing protein produces MNCLVVYMSRYGSTKRYAEQIAKVLNCRVCAHNEVTDTLLAESQIMILGTCILEGRLEGAPVYQEWIESWPDKYWILYTVGLSNPDLTNFDPLMAAAFKPEVLERITEFHFRGTIVYKRLDFMQRLAKQLEDTKEHSLDTVSLGDVERSMLETYGTTYDVTEESSLEPLVARVRAIQKGAK; encoded by the coding sequence ATGAACTGTTTAGTGGTCTATATGTCACGTTATGGCTCGACCAAACGCTATGCTGAGCAAATCGCCAAAGTACTTAATTGTCGTGTCTGTGCCCATAATGAGGTCACCGATACACTCCTGGCAGAGAGTCAGATTATGATTCTGGGAACCTGTATTTTGGAAGGGCGTTTAGAAGGTGCTCCTGTTTATCAAGAATGGATAGAGTCTTGGCCTGACAAGTATTGGATTCTCTACACGGTTGGTCTCTCCAATCCAGACTTAACTAACTTTGATCCTCTCATGGCGGCGGCCTTCAAACCAGAAGTCTTGGAGCGTATCACTGAATTCCATTTTCGCGGAACAATTGTCTATAAGCGCCTCGACTTTATGCAACGCTTAGCTAAGCAACTAGAAGATACCAAAGAACATTCCCTAGATACAGTCAGTTTGGGTGACGTAGAGCGCTCCATGCTGGAGACATATGGGACCACTTATGATGTAACCGAAGAATCTTCTCTGGAGCCTTTGGTGGCTCGGGTTCGTGCTATTCAGAAAGGAGCAAAATAA
- a CDS encoding TPM domain-containing protein, producing MKTKKWRGFLLLLGFVFLFMVGCGAKTNNLPDKPERSVVDEAKVLSQDTLAYIDQVNRQLAQTSEQYQIGVYMPTDLKGFSIEELANKVAKKWQVGFSGTNNGILLVVAPNDRKMRIETSNKAAETLPDVAAKRILDSAKSELKAKDYDRAVRLQIQGIIQYLGLSDSQLTQLGVTNSARAEHETSLRWSKSPWRFVASAWPLFLILPFGIPLGIRLLRRRRRAFRWSDDDDDFFDGFWGSGGSGGILGGWWSSGSSGSDSDSSGSSSGSSGGWGGGGFGGGGASSGW from the coding sequence ATGAAAACTAAAAAATGGCGAGGATTCCTACTCTTACTAGGCTTTGTCTTCTTGTTTATGGTAGGCTGTGGCGCTAAGACTAACAACTTACCTGATAAACCAGAGCGGTCGGTTGTGGATGAGGCTAAGGTTTTGTCTCAGGATACTTTAGCCTATATTGACCAGGTCAACCGTCAATTGGCTCAGACCTCGGAGCAATATCAAATTGGGGTTTATATGCCAACTGATCTCAAAGGTTTCAGTATTGAAGAACTAGCTAACAAGGTAGCTAAAAAATGGCAAGTGGGTTTCTCTGGTACTAACAACGGAATATTGTTGGTGGTCGCGCCTAATGACCGCAAGATGCGAATTGAGACCTCAAATAAGGCAGCTGAAACCTTACCCGATGTGGCGGCCAAACGAATCTTGGATTCTGCCAAGAGTGAACTCAAAGCTAAAGATTATGACCGAGCAGTACGCCTGCAGATACAGGGGATAATCCAGTATCTAGGCTTGTCAGATAGCCAACTGACGCAACTTGGGGTGACCAACTCAGCGCGTGCTGAGCACGAGACATCCTTGCGCTGGTCTAAGAGTCCTTGGCGTTTTGTAGCCAGTGCTTGGCCGCTCTTCCTAATTTTACCTTTTGGCATACCACTTGGTATTCGTCTCTTACGGCGACGCCGTCGCGCCTTCCGCTGGTCTGATGACGATGATGATTTCTTCGACGGATTCTGGGGTAGCGGTGGTAGTGGCGGTATCCTAGGAGGTTGGTGGAGCTCTGGTAGTTCCGGCTCTGACTCCGATTCAAGTGGTAGTTCAAGTGGCAGTTCCGGCGGTTGGGGCGGTGGCGGCTTCGGCGGCGGCGGTGCTTCCAGTGGCTGGTAA
- a CDS encoding glycerol dehydrogenase: MEKVFASPSRYVQGKGVLKSGLDHILALGKRALLLADSTVYEIAGRQLEEDLKARSTFVHYEAFHGEASDVEIDRVSQVGRDLDIQVILGLGGGKTIDTAKAIADKLQVPVAILPTVASTDAPTSALSVIYSEEGVFERYLFYSKNPELVLVDTQVIAQAPVRLLASGIADALATWVEGRAVIEAYGATMAGGSPSIAAEAIARACEATLFENGLQALAAAHAKVVTPALEAVVEANTLLSGIGFESCGLAAAHAIHNGFTALHGDIHSLTHGEKVAYGTLTQLVLENRPKEELDRYIRFYQALGLPTTLEEVKLAGVAYEDLVKVGALATQDGETIHQMAQKFTPSDVADALLALDAYVRENF; encoded by the coding sequence ATGGAAAAAGTATTTGCAAGTCCTTCTCGTTATGTCCAAGGTAAAGGCGTGCTCAAGTCTGGCTTAGACCATATTCTCGCTCTAGGTAAGCGCGCACTCCTACTAGCCGACTCGACTGTTTATGAAATTGCCGGCCGTCAGTTAGAAGAAGACCTCAAAGCTCGCAGTACCTTTGTTCACTATGAAGCCTTCCATGGAGAAGCTTCAGACGTCGAAATTGACCGCGTTAGCCAAGTGGGGCGTGACCTAGACATTCAAGTCATCCTAGGTTTGGGTGGTGGTAAGACCATTGATACCGCCAAAGCCATTGCTGACAAACTGCAGGTACCGGTGGCTATCTTGCCGACGGTCGCTTCGACTGATGCTCCTACTTCGGCTCTCTCAGTGATTTACTCAGAAGAAGGCGTCTTCGAACGTTACCTCTTCTACAGCAAAAACCCTGAACTAGTCCTCGTAGACACCCAAGTCATTGCCCAAGCTCCTGTGCGTCTGCTAGCTTCTGGGATTGCAGATGCCCTAGCTACCTGGGTTGAAGGACGTGCTGTCATTGAAGCATATGGCGCAACCATGGCCGGTGGCAGTCCAAGTATCGCAGCCGAAGCCATTGCCCGTGCCTGCGAAGCCACCCTCTTTGAAAATGGCCTACAAGCGCTTGCTGCAGCCCATGCCAAGGTCGTGACGCCAGCCCTAGAAGCAGTGGTAGAAGCCAACACCTTACTGAGTGGGATTGGTTTTGAATCTTGTGGGCTGGCTGCTGCTCACGCCATCCACAATGGCTTTACTGCCTTACACGGCGATATTCACAGTCTAACTCACGGGGAAAAGGTAGCCTATGGGACCCTGACCCAATTGGTATTAGAAAATCGTCCTAAAGAAGAATTAGACCGCTACATCCGCTTCTATCAAGCCTTGGGTCTCCCAACTACCTTGGAAGAAGTGAAATTAGCTGGCGTGGCCTATGAAGACCTAGTCAAAGTCGGCGCACTGGCCACCCAAGATGGCGAAACCATTCATCAAATGGCTCAAAAATTCACGCCTAGTGATGTGGCCGATGCCCTCTTAGCCTTAGACGCTTACGTACGGGAGAATTTCTAA
- a CDS encoding 2-keto-3-deoxygluconate permease produces the protein MQKAKKFKIPGDIIIIPMFIGCAINSLLPQVLQIGGFTTPIVKGAGPLVGAFLFFIGGTISLKNTPKAVGRGAAIILSKIAVSVVLGLLVAKLLGDNFLGLSALAIIGAMSVANNAMYAGIVDVYGNEIDAGAVGITTLSVGPMVTMAALASAGLANISIWNLVGTVLPLVLGIALGNAFPFMKKALSNGVPAIIMIVGFCLGANMSFGQILEGGLPGILLGILTTALGGAVAIWVDRSTGGSGIAGAAISSTAASAIATPAALAAVDASFKGLESIATTQITASVIVTAILTPLLTAWVAKRNQEKGIDSKAI, from the coding sequence ATGCAAAAAGCCAAAAAATTCAAAATCCCTGGGGACATTATTATTATCCCTATGTTTATCGGCTGTGCCATTAACAGCCTGTTGCCACAGGTCCTACAAATTGGGGGCTTCACTACTCCAATTGTTAAGGGGGCCGGGCCTCTAGTCGGGGCCTTCCTCTTCTTCATTGGGGGGACCATTTCCTTAAAAAATACGCCAAAAGCGGTAGGGCGCGGGGCTGCTATTATCCTATCTAAGATTGCCGTCTCCGTTGTCCTAGGGCTCTTAGTAGCCAAACTCCTAGGTGATAATTTCCTAGGACTGTCAGCCCTCGCCATCATCGGGGCCATGTCTGTGGCCAATAATGCTATGTATGCCGGTATTGTCGATGTCTACGGTAATGAAATTGACGCCGGGGCGGTGGGTATTACCACCCTCAGTGTCGGGCCGATGGTGACCATGGCGGCCTTAGCTTCAGCGGGTTTGGCTAATATTTCCATTTGGAACTTAGTCGGGACGGTCTTGCCCCTAGTCTTAGGGATTGCCCTTGGGAATGCCTTTCCTTTTATGAAGAAAGCTCTATCCAATGGGGTGCCTGCCATTATTATGATTGTTGGTTTCTGCTTGGGGGCCAACATGAGCTTCGGCCAAATTCTTGAAGGTGGCCTGCCAGGTATCCTCTTAGGGATTCTGACCACAGCGCTTGGCGGGGCAGTCGCTATCTGGGTGGACCGGTCTACAGGTGGCTCTGGGATTGCCGGTGCAGCCATTTCAAGTACGGCAGCCAGTGCCATTGCGACCCCAGCAGCCTTGGCGGCTGTGGATGCTAGCTTTAAGGGGCTGGAGTCAATCGCCACAACTCAAATTACGGCTTCTGTTATTGTAACGGCTATTTTAACGCCACTCTTGACCGCTTGGGTAGCCAAACGAAATCAGGAAAAGGGCATTGACAGCAAAGCAATCTAA